A stretch of Miscanthus floridulus cultivar M001 chromosome 13, ASM1932011v1, whole genome shotgun sequence DNA encodes these proteins:
- the LOC136499690 gene encoding B3 domain-containing protein Os06g0107800-like codes for MEVQMGKAPPCLNPFPMVNPFFPPQYVSSWSSKSALVFQSGMSNGHGALDLCGGRKRGWKVVDVEYLFSKILTPSDVGKLNRLLIPRQCAEECFPKILEAKSGEDDDDFLNFEDFSTGLIWRFRFCLWNNSKTYVLTKGWHAFIKEKNLKKGDVLSFYRGAGKTTSTNHMFIHIKPHTGTMSLPHHVPCPIFSPSSLMIDDWVHESLGFGTSHGIVPASKPLSFGSRELMPPTNLIPQQTTFPESASLEIVRAEKRLRLFGVNIDIPSHDYGDESCSGFTKNVASIVLNILDE; via the coding sequence ATGGAGGTGCAGATGGGGAAGGCCCCACCATGTTTGAATCCCTTCCCGATGGTAAACCCCTTTTTCCCCCCTCAGTATGTCTCTTCCTGGTCATCCAAGTCTGCACTAGTTTTCCAATCTGGCATGAGCAATGGTCATGGAGCATTAGATTTATGTGGGGGAAGAAAAAGGGGCTGGAAGGTCGTTGATGTGGAGTACTTGTTCAGCAAGATTCTAACTCCAAGCGATGTTGGCAAGCTGAATCGTCTATTGATCCCAAGGCAATGCGCGGAGGAGTGCTTTCCCAAGATTTTAGAGGCCAagagtggtgaagatgatgatgatttcCTCAATTTTGAGGACTTCTCCACAGGGTTAATCTGGCGCTTCCGCTTTTGCCTCTGGAACAATAGCAAGACCTATGTCCTGACCAAGGGCTGGCACGCCTTTATCAAGGAGAAGAATCTCAAGAAAGGTGATGTTTTATCCTTCTACCGTGGTGCTGGTAAGACTACAAGCACAAACCACATGTTTATTCATATCAAGCCCCATACTGGTACCATGTCTTTGCCACATCATGTGCCATGTCCGATCTTCTCTCCATCTAGCTTGATGATTGATGACTGGGTCCATGAGAGCCTTGGCTTTGGTACAAGCCATGGAATTGTTCCAGCGTCGAAGCCTTTATCCTTTGGATCTAGGGAGTTGATGCCTCCAACTAATCTGATCCCACAACAAACAACATTTCCTGAATCGGCATCACTTGAAATTGTAAGGGCAGAAAAGCGTTTGCGGCTATTTGGGGTCAACATTGACATCCCTTCTCATGACTATGGTGATGAGTCTTGCAGTGGATTCACCAAGAATGTTGCTTCAATTGTCCTGAACATTTTGGATGAATAA